In the genome of Candidatus Zixiibacteriota bacterium, one region contains:
- a CDS encoding YifB family Mg chelatase-like AAA ATPase, translating to MLAKIHAAAVLGIDAYVVDVEADISPQLPSFATVGLPDGAVKEAKERVTSAIKNSDFIFPNKKVTINLAPADIRKEGSAFDLPIAVGILAATGQILREDFSDYVMVGELSLDGTLKPVPGVLPIAMQIAKQQNRSLIVPKENAKEAAITNSLKVYPLSNLAETVRFLEDTDDIRPYKVDIDKVFNSAQNYPVDFSDVKGQEAAKRALEISAAGGHNIIMIGPPGSGKTMLARRLPTILPSLSMEEALEITKIHSVAGQLPPDTALIATRQFRSPHHNISDAGLIGGGRIPKPGQVSLAHHGVLFLDEMPEFRKDVLEMLRQPMEDGQVTISRSMLTLTYPSQFMLVGAMNPCPCGYYGDDSHECTCHPGQIQKYMAKISGPLMDRIDIHIEVPSVKFKDLAAEPSGEKSEPIRERVNRARRIQLERFKNEEGMFCNAHMESKDIQIMCQLDEKSKNLLRTAITRLGLSARAYDRIIKVARTIADLEPAEQITSAHISEAIQYRSLDRNLWM from the coding sequence ATGCTTGCCAAGATTCATGCCGCCGCTGTTCTGGGAATCGATGCCTATGTGGTCGATGTCGAGGCCGATATCAGTCCGCAACTGCCGTCGTTTGCGACTGTCGGGTTGCCCGATGGCGCGGTCAAGGAAGCCAAGGAGCGGGTGACCTCGGCTATCAAAAATTCAGATTTTATCTTTCCCAACAAGAAGGTGACTATAAACCTTGCGCCTGCGGATATCCGCAAGGAGGGTTCGGCTTTCGATCTGCCGATTGCGGTCGGAATCCTGGCCGCCACCGGCCAGATCCTGCGCGAGGATTTCTCGGATTACGTGATGGTGGGTGAACTCTCATTGGATGGTACGCTCAAGCCGGTGCCGGGTGTACTGCCGATTGCGATGCAGATCGCCAAACAACAAAATAGATCATTGATCGTTCCCAAAGAGAATGCCAAGGAAGCCGCGATAACGAACAGCCTCAAGGTTTATCCGCTCTCGAACCTGGCTGAGACGGTACGTTTTCTGGAAGATACTGATGATATCAGGCCCTACAAAGTCGATATCGACAAGGTTTTCAACAGCGCGCAGAATTACCCGGTCGATTTCTCCGATGTCAAGGGGCAGGAGGCGGCCAAGCGCGCGCTTGAAATATCTGCCGCCGGGGGTCATAATATCATCATGATCGGCCCGCCCGGGTCGGGCAAAACCATGCTGGCACGACGGCTTCCGACTATACTTCCGTCTCTCTCGATGGAAGAAGCGCTGGAAATCACCAAGATCCATTCGGTGGCCGGACAGCTACCGCCCGATACTGCACTGATCGCCACCCGGCAGTTTCGATCGCCCCATCATAATATTTCCGATGCCGGTCTGATCGGCGGTGGACGGATTCCCAAGCCCGGACAGGTGTCTTTGGCTCATCACGGGGTACTCTTTCTGGATGAGATGCCGGAGTTTCGCAAAGATGTGCTGGAGATGCTGCGACAGCCGATGGAGGATGGCCAGGTGACGATTTCGCGCTCGATGCTGACGCTTACGTACCCCTCACAGTTTATGCTGGTTGGGGCGATGAATCCCTGCCCGTGTGGTTACTACGGTGACGATTCCCATGAGTGCACCTGTCATCCGGGGCAAATCCAGAAGTATATGGCCAAGATATCCGGACCGTTGATGGATCGAATCGATATTCATATCGAGGTGCCCTCGGTCAAGTTCAAAGATCTTGCGGCCGAGCCGAGTGGTGAAAAATCGGAACCTATTCGCGAACGGGTCAATCGTGCCCGCAGGATTCAGCTCGAACGCTTTAAGAATGAAGAGGGTATGTTCTGTAACGCGCATATGGAGTCGAAAGATATTCAGATCATGTGTCAACTTGATGAGAAGTCCAAGAACCTCCTGCGTACGGCAATCACGCGGCTGGGGCTTTCGGCGCGGGCTTATGACCGGATCATCAAGGTCGCCCGTACGATTGCAGACCTGGAACCGGCCGAACAGATCACCTCGGCGCATATTTCCGAAGCGATCCAGTATCGCAGTTTAGACCGGAATTTGTGGATGTGA
- a CDS encoding HAD-IA family hydrolase, protein MATTVKAIYLDVGGPLVDDSGLDEYWNEHLLRTLPGLIGREVTLEEIETANRQSIRSYTPSLYSGTIWRLVQPDKEKFKVLRADFDRLDLSQFFKLRPEAEEVLSELSMKYTLAIAANQPQSTADFLERHGIMKHFAFRQMSGELPYSKPDFRFFIYIADQLGIPLTESVMVGDRQDNDIAPAKRLRMRAVRYLTGSHREQEVRMPNEMPDCQIKSLKELPRAINDLLS, encoded by the coding sequence ATGGCTACTACTGTCAAAGCGATTTATTTAGATGTCGGCGGACCCCTGGTCGATGATTCAGGTCTCGATGAGTACTGGAACGAACACCTCCTGAGGACCTTGCCTGGTCTGATAGGACGAGAGGTGACATTGGAAGAGATCGAGACAGCCAACCGCCAGTCGATCAGATCATACACTCCCAGCCTGTATTCCGGGACGATCTGGCGTCTTGTACAGCCCGACAAGGAAAAATTCAAGGTGTTGCGTGCCGATTTTGACCGTCTCGACCTCTCGCAGTTTTTCAAGTTGCGTCCCGAGGCCGAGGAGGTCTTAAGCGAACTGTCAATGAAGTACACCCTGGCGATAGCCGCCAACCAGCCACAATCGACTGCTGATTTTCTCGAGCGTCATGGGATAATGAAGCATTTCGCGTTCAGGCAGATGTCGGGAGAACTGCCCTACTCCAAGCCTGATTTTCGATTCTTCATCTATATTGCCGACCAGCTCGGTATCCCCCTGACAGAATCTGTCATGGTGGGTGATCGACAGGACAACGATATCGCTCCCGCCAAAAGACTGCGGATGCGCGCTGTACGCTACCTGACCGGATCACACCGGGAGCAGGAAGTGCGTATGCCGAACGAGATGCCTGACTGTCAGATTAAGTCACTAAAAGAGCTTCCCCGGGCAATAAATGATTTGCTTTCCTGA
- a CDS encoding WYL domain-containing protein, with protein sequence MKFCCIDTETTGLFVAYGDRICEIALIDFDRRFRRTAVFSGLVDPRRKISAGAYEVNRIEAEELRGAPKFSEVAEEVLDLVTGRILVGHNVHFDYDFLKNEMRLQNRKFELEAMIDTVEVARDLVVSNSYGLGILLRLFDIVPENRHRALGDCRATFELFKKLYLIYTDKFSDNLVEFVRRYGRHPEDAVSVLPDWLKIALAEKSEIEIVYTSRGKSSGRRKIKPISVYSAMGRTYLEAYCHLRNSRRTFLVQRIEKPR encoded by the coding sequence ATGAAATTCTGCTGTATCGATACCGAGACTACCGGGCTGTTTGTCGCCTATGGTGATCGGATTTGTGAGATCGCTTTGATCGATTTTGATCGCCGTTTCAGGCGGACAGCCGTGTTCTCCGGTTTGGTTGATCCCCGGCGAAAGATATCTGCCGGCGCTTATGAAGTCAATCGCATTGAAGCAGAGGAGCTTCGGGGCGCGCCCAAATTCTCGGAAGTGGCTGAAGAGGTACTTGACCTTGTTACAGGCCGGATCCTGGTCGGCCACAATGTTCATTTCGATTACGATTTTCTGAAAAACGAGATGCGTTTACAAAACCGTAAATTCGAGCTCGAGGCTATGATAGATACGGTCGAGGTCGCGCGTGACCTGGTGGTTTCGAATTCATACGGGCTGGGGATACTGTTGCGCTTGTTCGATATAGTGCCGGAAAACCGTCATCGCGCACTGGGCGACTGCCGGGCGACATTCGAGCTGTTTAAGAAGCTCTACTTGATTTACACCGACAAGTTCAGTGACAACCTGGTTGAGTTCGTGCGTCGTTACGGCCGTCATCCGGAGGACGCCGTCTCTGTGTTACCGGACTGGCTTAAAATCGCCCTGGCAGAAAAGAGCGAAATTGAGATCGTCTACACCAGCCGTGGGAAAAGTTCGGGCAGGCGGAAAATCAAGCCCATCAGCGTGTACTCTGCAATGGGACGCACATATCTCGAAGCATATTGTCATCTGCGCAACAGCCGTCGCACTTTTCTAGTCCAGAGAATCGAAAAGCCCCGATAA
- a CDS encoding PorV/PorQ family protein — translation MRKHALIGITAAALLLAVFSSNLFAINSKAGTSAYSFLKIGVGARAVAMGNAYVGMVDDESAIYYNPAGMLGLSGYALSSGYHNYLADIQGGYLSAVLPWGEKRKVGFAINYLNFGDTPLTDKSGEVLGNFGGGDLALSAAFAQPLSERLYFGLGTKFIVETIDSFSSTGLALDIGFQYNLPDEHTRLGLSATNLGFQLSGLSEEHKDPLPIMIKAGVAHRMHNAPFNVVADVGKASDNDFFAGGGVEFIGVEKLRLRAGYNTIGSDYKTGGDNESLAGISFGLGLMLKKFSFDYAYVPYADLGNSHRIYIARRW, via the coding sequence ATGAGAAAGCATGCACTGATCGGTATCACTGCGGCCGCGCTTCTACTCGCGGTTTTCAGCTCGAACCTGTTTGCCATAAATTCCAAGGCCGGAACCTCTGCCTACAGTTTTTTAAAGATCGGCGTGGGGGCCCGCGCGGTAGCTATGGGCAACGCTTATGTTGGGATGGTTGATGATGAATCGGCGATATATTACAATCCGGCCGGTATGCTGGGGTTGTCCGGTTACGCGCTTTCCTCGGGCTATCATAATTACCTGGCTGATATCCAGGGCGGTTACCTGAGCGCTGTTTTGCCCTGGGGGGAGAAACGCAAGGTCGGTTTCGCGATCAATTACCTCAATTTCGGAGACACACCCTTGACGGATAAGTCGGGTGAGGTGCTGGGAAATTTCGGCGGAGGCGATCTGGCGCTTTCAGCCGCTTTTGCACAACCATTGAGCGAACGGCTCTATTTCGGTCTGGGCACGAAATTCATAGTCGAAACGATCGATTCCTTCAGTTCTACCGGTTTAGCGCTCGATATCGGCTTCCAGTACAACCTGCCCGATGAGCATACTCGTCTGGGTCTCTCCGCTACCAATCTCGGTTTCCAGCTTTCGGGGCTGTCCGAAGAACATAAAGATCCGCTTCCGATCATGATCAAGGCCGGAGTGGCTCACAGGATGCATAACGCTCCTTTCAACGTTGTCGCCGATGTCGGTAAGGCCAGCGACAACGATTTCTTTGCCGGTGGCGGTGTGGAATTCATTGGAGTTGAAAAACTTCGCCTGCGAGCCGGATACAATACAATCGGATCGGACTACAAGACCGGCGGGGACAATGAAAGCCTGGCTGGAATATCATTTGGCCTGGGGCTTATGCTGAAGAAATTCTCGTTTGATTATGCCTATGTGCCCTATGCCGACCTGGGCAATTCTCACCGGATATATATCGCGCGCAGATGGTAG